One genomic segment of Pseudomonadota bacterium includes these proteins:
- the cpdA gene encoding 3',5'-cyclic-AMP phosphodiesterase, with translation MSAIRVIQFTDPHLFGDTTASLRGVNPYETLERTLSDASGHLAICDAILVTGDLVQDDAGGYEHFRRLFARFGKPVLCIPGNHDFVPQMRAALAGRPFELDGPADIGAWRIVMLDSVVANQAGGNLSVEMLTKLDEDLGRARQRHALVCLHHHPVAMHSRWLDNVGLANANEFWSVIDSHPQVKAVAWGHVHQNFEGTRRGVRLLATPSTCAQFQPRSDQFVIDNQPPAYRLLTLHSNGAIDTGVHFLTAAESAA, from the coding sequence ATGAGTGCGATAAGAGTCATCCAGTTCACGGACCCACATCTGTTCGGTGACACGACCGCGTCCCTGCGCGGCGTGAATCCCTACGAAACCCTCGAGCGCACCTTGTCGGATGCGTCGGGCCATCTTGCCATTTGTGACGCCATCCTGGTGACCGGCGATCTGGTGCAGGACGATGCGGGCGGCTACGAACACTTCCGCCGCCTGTTCGCGCGCTTCGGCAAACCCGTACTTTGCATTCCCGGCAACCACGATTTCGTTCCCCAGATGCGCGCCGCGCTCGCGGGCCGCCCGTTCGAGCTCGACGGCCCCGCCGACATCGGCGCCTGGCGCATCGTGATGCTCGACAGTGTCGTGGCCAACCAGGCCGGCGGCAACCTCAGCGTCGAAATGCTGACCAAACTCGACGAGGACCTCGGCCGCGCCCGCCAGCGTCATGCGCTGGTGTGCCTGCATCATCATCCGGTCGCGATGCACAGCCGCTGGCTCGACAATGTCGGGCTCGCGAACGCCAATGAATTCTGGTCGGTGATCGACAGCCATCCGCAGGTCAAGGCGGTGGCGTGGGGCCACGTGCACCAGAATTTCGAAGGCACGCGCCGCGGCGTGCGGCTGCTGGCGACGCCTTCGACCTGCGCGCAGTTCCAGCCGCGCTCGGACCAATTCGTGATCGACAACCAGCCGCCAGCGTATCGCCTGCTGACCCTGCATTCCAACGGCGCCATCGATACTGGCGTGCACTTCCTGACTGCCGCAGAATCCGCGGCATGA
- a CDS encoding CPBP family intramembrane glutamic endopeptidase, with translation MRSFAIFLGLIALALAGIAFLAYPVWLMLPADAGFKFHRVASRVAMLTFLVGFILVARRLKVADRVSLGFALPAGAFFREAAKGWLLGVVLMAPVVATMVLLDMRIWKPSASIDALSLVKLVALGIVSGVAVALIEEVFMRGVMHSAIARESGTAAAIVLVSLVYAATHFFSRVRIPSEQVNSGSGIDMLAGVLAQPVPILDAFLCLTAVGVLLGMVRALTGNIAACVGLHAGWVAVILIVRGSSVRNPEGPATWMLSDYDGFIGWMVLAWIVVIGFALYRWYGRKSVPGKSVPGRT, from the coding sequence GTGCGCAGCTTCGCGATCTTTCTCGGGCTGATCGCGCTGGCACTGGCGGGCATCGCGTTCCTCGCCTACCCCGTGTGGCTGATGTTGCCGGCCGATGCCGGCTTCAAGTTTCATCGCGTCGCGAGCCGCGTCGCGATGCTCACGTTCCTGGTCGGGTTCATCCTCGTCGCGCGCCGGCTCAAGGTCGCCGATCGCGTGAGCCTGGGGTTCGCACTGCCCGCGGGCGCATTTTTCCGCGAGGCCGCGAAGGGCTGGCTGCTCGGCGTGGTGCTGATGGCGCCGGTGGTCGCCACCATGGTGTTGCTCGACATGCGCATCTGGAAGCCGAGCGCATCGATCGACGCGTTGTCGCTGGTGAAGCTGGTCGCGCTCGGCATCGTTTCCGGCGTCGCCGTGGCGCTGATCGAAGAAGTTTTCATGCGCGGCGTCATGCATTCGGCGATCGCGCGCGAATCGGGTACTGCGGCCGCGATCGTGCTGGTGTCCCTGGTGTATGCCGCCACGCATTTCTTCTCGCGCGTGCGTATTCCTTCGGAGCAGGTGAATTCGGGCAGCGGCATCGACATGCTGGCGGGAGTACTCGCCCAGCCGGTGCCCATACTGGACGCCTTCCTGTGCCTGACGGCGGTGGGCGTGTTGTTAGGCATGGTACGCGCGCTGACCGGCAACATCGCCGCCTGCGTAGGCCTGCATGCCGGATGGGTCGCGGTCATCCTCATCGTGCGCGGCAGCTCGGTGCGCAACCCCGAAGGACCCGCGACCTGGATGCTGAGCGACTACGACGGATTCATCGGCTGGATGGTGCTGGCGTGGATCGTGGTGATCGGATTCGCGCTGTATCGCTGGTATGGACGTAAGTCGGTGCCGGGCAAGTCGGTGCCGGGTCGGACTTAG
- a CDS encoding TraB/GumN family protein — protein MIFRESFRRGLARGLAGWLLFVAGSGLAQARDESSVWSIKGAHNTVYLAGSVHALPPEHAGFSPQLERAYAASKVIVMEVDLDDLDPLEAVQFVTSNGTLPADQDLEGVMGAERYAPVAKLAASLDLPELVIARLEPWAAAMVLTQFALVKSGFDPQLGIDMQLTERARTDGKRIDGLETVIDQLSIFDSRSLEEQSKFLVDSANDVPKMHEDLDRLVSAWRSGDMRGLEKEFIKERAQAPALYDELLGKRNRKWLPHIEALLDEDQDYLVVVGTLHFVGRDGLLELLTRAGHKPLPLPAAPGSR, from the coding sequence ATGATTTTCCGTGAATCTTTCCGGCGAGGCCTCGCCCGCGGCCTCGCGGGCTGGCTGTTGTTCGTTGCCGGCTCAGGACTCGCGCAGGCGCGCGACGAGAGCTCGGTGTGGTCGATCAAGGGCGCGCACAACACGGTTTATCTGGCGGGCTCGGTGCACGCCCTGCCGCCGGAACACGCCGGATTCTCGCCGCAGCTCGAGCGCGCCTACGCCGCCTCGAAAGTCATCGTGATGGAAGTCGATCTCGACGACCTCGATCCGCTCGAGGCCGTGCAGTTCGTCACCTCGAACGGCACCTTGCCCGCCGATCAGGATCTGGAAGGCGTCATGGGTGCGGAGCGTTACGCGCCAGTGGCGAAGCTGGCCGCGTCGCTCGATCTGCCCGAGCTCGTGATTGCGCGGCTGGAGCCGTGGGCCGCGGCCATGGTGCTCACGCAGTTCGCGCTGGTGAAGTCCGGCTTCGACCCGCAGCTCGGAATCGACATGCAGCTCACCGAACGCGCGCGGACGGACGGCAAACGCATCGACGGCCTCGAGACCGTGATCGACCAGCTGAGCATCTTCGATTCGCGCAGCCTCGAGGAACAGAGCAAGTTCCTGGTCGATTCCGCCAACGATGTGCCGAAGATGCACGAAGACCTCGACCGCCTGGTCAGCGCCTGGCGCAGCGGCGACATGCGCGGCCTGGAGAAGGAATTCATCAAGGAGCGCGCGCAGGCGCCGGCGCTCTACGACGAGTTGTTAGGCAAGCGCAACCGCAAGTGGCTGCCGCACATCGAGGCGCTGCTCGACGAAGACCAGGATTACCTGGTGGTGGTGGGCACGCTGCATTTCGTGGGCCGCGACGGCCTGCTCGAGCTGCTCACGCGCGCCGGCCACAAGCCGTTGCCGCTGCCCGCGGCTCCCGGCTCCCGCTGA
- a CDS encoding LON peptidase substrate-binding domain-containing protein, with product MAAENSVIPLFPLHTVLFPGGPLPLRIFETRYTDMVRRCMRAGEPFGVVLIQQGDEAGEVATTATVGSTARIADFHTLPDGLLGISCVGERKFRVQRVWRAADGLNMGEVQWLAAEPELPLPPDYERLASAVRRALDDLAEHYEHVEKKFADAAWVSARLAELLPIELNDKQALLEMEDPIARLDALMTLAPEA from the coding sequence GTGGCGGCGGAAAACAGCGTCATCCCCCTGTTTCCGCTGCATACCGTGCTCTTCCCCGGCGGTCCGCTGCCGCTGCGCATCTTCGAAACCCGCTACACCGACATGGTGCGCCGCTGCATGCGCGCCGGCGAGCCGTTCGGCGTGGTGCTGATCCAGCAAGGTGATGAGGCTGGCGAGGTGGCGACCACGGCGACCGTCGGCAGCACCGCGCGCATCGCGGACTTCCACACCTTGCCCGACGGGTTGTTAGGCATTTCGTGCGTCGGGGAACGCAAGTTCCGTGTGCAGCGCGTGTGGCGCGCCGCGGACGGGCTCAACATGGGCGAAGTGCAATGGCTGGCAGCGGAACCCGAATTGCCGCTGCCGCCGGACTATGAGCGATTGGCCTCCGCGGTACGACGCGCACTCGACGATCTGGCGGAACATTATGAACACGTCGAAAAGAAGTTCGCGGATGCCGCCTGGGTGAGCGCGCGGCTGGCGGAGCTGCTGCCGATCGAGCTCAACGACAAGCAGGCGCTGCTCGAGATGGAAGATCCGATCGCGCGCCTCGATGCGTTGATGACGTTGGCCCCGGAGGCGTAA